From the Musa acuminata AAA Group cultivar baxijiao chromosome BXJ3-7, Cavendish_Baxijiao_AAA, whole genome shotgun sequence genome, one window contains:
- the LOC135642743 gene encoding uncharacterized protein LOC135642743, which translates to MLPIKIHHSEVNTRDRERAREMDPCPFVRLIVESLALKLPPVAKPAGPGVHPSATPCFCTVQLQDCPSSSSSSSTQTAPLPLAVDPTSTTNLNEPAASTSAVASSPVVISLEPAALRRPSGRPASLTVAVYAGRTGSTCGFSSGRLLGRVRVAVDLESAATRAAVIQSGWVSMGSGLSAARLHLVVRTEPDPRFVFQFGSEPECSPVVYQIQGGGGTGHGGCVRQPVFSCRFSADRRRTTRTTSPPTKNNRRRCWFGSLGGERDHESREQRKGWTVTIHDLSGSPVAAASIVTPFVASPGSDRVSRSNPGAWLILRAVGPSATNWKPWGRLEAWREKGPVDALGYRFELMTDAGPNRGVPIVESSLSMRKGGHFCIDPGVVEKSGPFAGGFVMAATVEGQGKVSKPTVQVGVQHVSCMADVALFIALSAAIDLSGDACQLFSHKLRKELSQDQQEYAP; encoded by the exons ATGCTTCCTATAAAGATCCACCACAGCGAAGTTAATACGAGAGAtagagagcgagcgagagagatggATCCCTGCCCATTCGTTCGGCTCATCGTGGAATCTCTTGCGTTGAAGCTACCGCCAGTGGCGAAGCCGGCAGGCCCTGGCGTCCACCCCTCCGCCACCCCATGCTTCTGCACCGTCCAACTCCAAGActgcccctcctcctcctcatcctcctccaccCAGACCGCACCTCTCCCTCTCGCCGTCGACCCCACGTCGACCACCAACTTGAACGAACCAGCAGCCTCCACTTCCGCCGTTGCCTCCTCCCCGGTCGTCATCAGTCTCGAGCCAGCCGCGTTGCGGAGGCCGTCAGGCAGACCAGCAAGCCTGACCGTGGCGGTCTACGCGGGCCGGACGGGGAGCACGTGCGGATTCAGCTCCGGCCGGCTGCTCGGCCGGGTCAGAGTGGCGGTGGACCTCGAGTCGGCTGCCACGCGGGCGGCGGTGATACAGAGCGGGTGGGTCAGCATGGGGAGCGGGCTGTCGGCGGCGCGGCTCCACCTGGTGGTGCGGACGGAGCCGGACCCCAGGTTCGTGTTCCAGTTCGGGAGCGAGCCGGAGTGCAGCCCGGTGGTGTACCAAATCCAAGGAGGCGGTGGGACTGGCCACGGCGGTTGCGTTCGCCAACCGGTGTTCAGTTGCCGGTTCTCCGCTGACCGTCGGCGGACCACCCGAACCAC CTCACCGCCAACCAAAAACAACCGGAGAAGATGTTGGTTTGGTTCACTGGGTGGAGAAAGAGACCACGAGAGCAGGGAGCAGCGCAAGGGGTGGACTGTAACCATTCATGACCTCTCGGGATCCCCGGTGGCTGCCGCGTCCATCGTCACTCCCTTCGTGGCCTCCCCCGGTTCAGACCGTGTCTCGCGCTCCAACCCCGGCGCATGGCTCATACTCCGCGCCGTCGGCCCGTCCGCCACCAACTGGAAGCCATGGGGACGGCTCGAGGCCTGGCGCGAGAAAGGCCCCGTCGACGCCCTGGGCTACAGGTTCGAGCTCATGACCGACGCCGGACCAAACCGCGGAGTCCCCATCGTGGAGTCGTCCCTCAGCATGCGCAAAGGTGGCCACTTCTGCATCGATCCTGGCGTCGTCGAAAAGTCAGGGCCCTTCGCCGGTGGCTTCGTTATGGCAGCGACGGTGGAAGGTCAAGGCAAGGTGAGCAAGCCAACAGTTCAAGTCGGGGTGCAGCA
- the LOC103974148 gene encoding putative leucine-rich repeat receptor-like protein kinase At2g19210 isoform X2, whose product MAFWFFLLLPIASLSTVHAQLPTTDGYVSIDCGISSNTNYTDETTSIPYVSDDGFIDTGTDHTIASNYAGSSLEKQLQTLRSFPNGSRNCYALTVTPDQKYLVRASFMYGSYDGLNGASPSNPLLFDLHLGVNLWTTVNITKASDVHRAEAIFVASADSASVCLVKTGSATPFISALELRPLKNAIYSYANATQNLVLSLRINLAPITNNLLRYPFDRYDRIWRPFVDAVGWTSISTNLTVKNYAKDQFEAPSAVMQTAAVPVNASMLEFYWDFVGSGALVNEFYANLHFSELLPNTSRAFNVYLNGDKWYANYTPPYLMSDAIYSTTPLTPSLRYNWALNSSGLSTLPPILNALEVYAPMFFKNTPTDSDDVDAIINVREQYQLKRNWMGDPCSPKEYAWDGLKCSYDLNPPRITDVNLSASALTGPISSSFAKLTAIKYLDLSYNNLTGSLPDVLGNLASLQVLNLAGNNLSGPIPASLLKRSQQGLLILRTEGNQNLCASGNSCEIKTDTESKKKKIATPIIVIICLVPAVLFLVAIFIFCRMRKSKANILVQPEKERLSNLVKGHQDNLLQLDNRQFTYTEVLRITNNFGRTLGKGGFGTVYHGYLEDGTQVAVKTRSQSSSQGTKEFLAEVQHLIRIHHKSLVSLVGYCMDGDHLALVYEYMSQGTLLDYIRGKPRNASAFSWGKRLQIAIEAAQGLEYLHKGCKPPLIHRDVKTANILLSEQLEAKIADFGLSKAIQNDVTNVPTAVVGTPGYLDPDYYISGQLSEKSDVYGFGVILLELITAEPPILIGRQNAHIVQRVRERLANGNIEDVIDSKLQGEYDVNSVWKVADIAFRCTAQASHQRPTMTEVVAELKESLALECPRDTMGNSNIYPETNEVSQNSAMEIERFVEFSPSAR is encoded by the exons ATGGCCTTTTGGTTCTTCCTTCTTCTGCCGATCGCGTCTCTGAGCACAGTTCACGCACAGCTTCCTACTACCGACG GATACGTAAGTATCGACTGTGGCATCAGCAGCAACACAAATTACACCGACGAAACCACCAGCATACCATACGTATCAGACGACGGGTTCATCGACACAGGGACGGACCACACCATCGCCTCCAACTACGCAGGCTCCTCGCTCGAGAAACAACTACAGACTCTTCGAAGCTTCCCAAATGGATCTCGGAATTGCTACGCACTGACGGTGACGCCGGATCAGAAGTACTTGGTGAGAGCCTCCTTCATGTACGGGAGCTACGACGGCCTGAACGGAGCGAGCCCCAGCAATCCCCTCCTCTTCGACCTTCACCTTGGCGTCAACCTTTGGACGACCGTCAACATCACCAAGGCATCCGATGTTCATCGGGCAGAGGCCATTTTTGTTGCTTCTGCTGATTCCGCATCGGTCTGCTTGGTAAAGACTGGCTCTGCAACTCCCTTCATATCTGCACTGGAGCTACGGCCGCTCAAGAACGCCATCTATTCTTACGCCAATGCTACGCAAAATCTGGTCCTGTCCTTGCGAATTAACCTGGCACCGATCACGAATAACTTGTTGAG ATATCCGTTCGACCGCTACGATCGCATCTGGCGGCCCTTCGTTGATGCGGTCGGTTGGACCTCCATATCTACCAACCTCACAGTAAAGAACTACGCCAAGGATCAATTCGAGGCTCCGTCGGCTGTCATGCAAACGGCGGCAGTGCCCGTTAACGCCAGCATGTTGGAATTCTACTGGGACTTTGTGGGTTCGGGCGCCCTCGTTAACGAGTTCTACGCCAACCTCCACTTCTCGGAGCTTCTCCCGAACACCTCGAGGGCGTTCAACGTTTACCTCAATGGCGACAAGTGGTACGCTAACTATACCCCGCCCTACCTCATGTCCGATGCCATATACAGCACCACCCCCCTGACTCCCAGTCTGCGGTATAATTGGGCTCTCAACTCCTCGGGCCTGTCCACGCTTCCTCCAATCCTCAACGCGCTCGAAGTCTACGCGCCGATGTTTTTCAAGAACACGCCGACCGACTCTGACGACG TTGATGCCATTATCAATGTCAGGGAACAATATCAACTGAAGAGAAACTGGATGGGTGATCCATGTTCCCCAAAAGAATATGCTTGGGATGGCTTGAAGTGCAGCTATGATCTCAATCCACCAAGGATCACAGATGT AAACCTCTCGGCAAGTGCATTGACTGGCCCTATTTCCTCTTCTTTTGCCAAGCTCACAGCAATCAAGTACCT TGACTTGTCATATAACAACCTAACAGGATCCTTGCCAGATGTTCTGGGAAATTTGGCTTCGCTTCAAGTCCT GAATTTGGCAGGCAACAATCTTTCTGGGCCAATTCCTGCTTCTCTACTAAAAAGATCACAGCAAGGGTTGCTGATACTTAG AACTGAAGGCAATCAAAATTTATGCGCCAGTGGAAATTCATGTGAGATAAAGACGGACACAGaatcaaaaaagaagaagattgcaACACCTATTATCGTGATTATTTGTCTAGTTCCTGCGGTGCTATTTCTTGTGGCTATATTTATCTTCTGTCGAATGAGAAAATCAAAAG CAAATATCTTGGTGCAGCCAGAGAAGGAAAGATTGTCCAACTTAGTAAAGGGTCATCAAGATAATCTTTTGCAACTTGATAATCGACAGTTTACGTACACGGAGGTGTTGAGAATAACCAACAACTTTGGAAGAACTCTTGGCAAGGGTGGATTTGGTACTGTGTACCATGGATATTTGGAAGATGGTACTCAAGTCGCAGTCAAGACACGCTCTCAATCATCTTCGCAGGGAACCAAAGAGTTTCTAGCTGAG GTGCAGCACCTGATAAGGATTCATCACAAAAGTCTAGTTTCTTTGGTTGGCTACTGCATGGATGGAGATCATCTGGCTCTTGTCTACGAGTACatgtctcaaggaacactgctggaTTATATTAGAG GTAAACCTCGCAATGCCAGTGCTTTTAGTTGGGGAAAACGTCTCCAGATCGCAATTGAAGCTGCACAAG GTCTAGAATATTTGCACAAGGGATGCAAACCACCACTAATACATAGGGATGTGAAGACTGCAAATATCCTTTTGAGTGAACAGCTAGAGGCAAAGATTGCAGATTTTGGACTGTCCAAGGCTATCCAAAATGATGTTACTAATGTGCCCACGGCAGTGGTTGGCACACCCGGATACCTTGATCCAGA TTATTACATCTCCGGCCAACTCAGTGAGAAGAGTGACGTGTACGGATTTGGGGTGATCCTGTTGGAGCTCATCACAGCTGAGCCGCCAATTCTTATAGGCAGACAGAATGCTCATATAGTTCAACGGGTGCGCGAAAGGCTTGCCAACGGGAATATCGAGGATGTCATCGATTCCAAGCTGCAGGGGGAGTACGACGTGAATTCGGTGTGGAAGGTTGCTGATATAGCATTTAGGTGCACGGCACAAGCCTCCCACCAGAGACCCACCATGACGGAAGTTGTAGCGGAGCTGAAGGAGAGCTTGGCACTGGAATGTCCTCGTGATACCATGGGCAATAGTAACATCTACCCAGAAACCAACGAGGTGAGCCAGAATAGCGCTATGGAAATAGAACGATTTGTGGAGTTCTCTCCATCAGCAAGATAG
- the LOC103974148 gene encoding putative leucine-rich repeat receptor-like protein kinase At2g19210 isoform X1 encodes MAFWFFLLLPIASLSTVHAQLPTTDGYVSIDCGISSNTNYTDETTSIPYVSDDGFIDTGTDHTIASNYAGSSLEKQLQTLRSFPNGSRNCYALTVTPDQKYLVRASFMYGSYDGLNGASPSNPLLFDLHLGVNLWTTVNITKASDVHRAEAIFVASADSASVCLVKTGSATPFISALELRPLKNAIYSYANATQNLVLSLRINLAPITNNLLRYPFDRYDRIWRPFVDAVGWTSISTNLTVKNYAKDQFEAPSAVMQTAAVPVNASMLEFYWDFVGSGALVNEFYANLHFSELLPNTSRAFNVYLNGDKWYANYTPPYLMSDAIYSTTPLTPSLRYNWALNSSGLSTLPPILNALEVYAPMFFKNTPTDSDDVDAIINVREQYQLKRNWMGDPCSPKEYAWDGLKCSYDLNPPRITDVNLSASALTGPISSSFAKLTAIKYLDLSYNNLTGSLPDVLGNLASLQVLNLAGNNLSGPIPASLLKRSQQGLLILRTEGNQNLCASGNSCEIKTDTESKKKKIATPIIVIICLVPAVLFLVAIFIFCRMRKSKGSANILVQPEKERLSNLVKGHQDNLLQLDNRQFTYTEVLRITNNFGRTLGKGGFGTVYHGYLEDGTQVAVKTRSQSSSQGTKEFLAEVQHLIRIHHKSLVSLVGYCMDGDHLALVYEYMSQGTLLDYIRGKPRNASAFSWGKRLQIAIEAAQGLEYLHKGCKPPLIHRDVKTANILLSEQLEAKIADFGLSKAIQNDVTNVPTAVVGTPGYLDPDYYISGQLSEKSDVYGFGVILLELITAEPPILIGRQNAHIVQRVRERLANGNIEDVIDSKLQGEYDVNSVWKVADIAFRCTAQASHQRPTMTEVVAELKESLALECPRDTMGNSNIYPETNEVSQNSAMEIERFVEFSPSAR; translated from the exons ATGGCCTTTTGGTTCTTCCTTCTTCTGCCGATCGCGTCTCTGAGCACAGTTCACGCACAGCTTCCTACTACCGACG GATACGTAAGTATCGACTGTGGCATCAGCAGCAACACAAATTACACCGACGAAACCACCAGCATACCATACGTATCAGACGACGGGTTCATCGACACAGGGACGGACCACACCATCGCCTCCAACTACGCAGGCTCCTCGCTCGAGAAACAACTACAGACTCTTCGAAGCTTCCCAAATGGATCTCGGAATTGCTACGCACTGACGGTGACGCCGGATCAGAAGTACTTGGTGAGAGCCTCCTTCATGTACGGGAGCTACGACGGCCTGAACGGAGCGAGCCCCAGCAATCCCCTCCTCTTCGACCTTCACCTTGGCGTCAACCTTTGGACGACCGTCAACATCACCAAGGCATCCGATGTTCATCGGGCAGAGGCCATTTTTGTTGCTTCTGCTGATTCCGCATCGGTCTGCTTGGTAAAGACTGGCTCTGCAACTCCCTTCATATCTGCACTGGAGCTACGGCCGCTCAAGAACGCCATCTATTCTTACGCCAATGCTACGCAAAATCTGGTCCTGTCCTTGCGAATTAACCTGGCACCGATCACGAATAACTTGTTGAG ATATCCGTTCGACCGCTACGATCGCATCTGGCGGCCCTTCGTTGATGCGGTCGGTTGGACCTCCATATCTACCAACCTCACAGTAAAGAACTACGCCAAGGATCAATTCGAGGCTCCGTCGGCTGTCATGCAAACGGCGGCAGTGCCCGTTAACGCCAGCATGTTGGAATTCTACTGGGACTTTGTGGGTTCGGGCGCCCTCGTTAACGAGTTCTACGCCAACCTCCACTTCTCGGAGCTTCTCCCGAACACCTCGAGGGCGTTCAACGTTTACCTCAATGGCGACAAGTGGTACGCTAACTATACCCCGCCCTACCTCATGTCCGATGCCATATACAGCACCACCCCCCTGACTCCCAGTCTGCGGTATAATTGGGCTCTCAACTCCTCGGGCCTGTCCACGCTTCCTCCAATCCTCAACGCGCTCGAAGTCTACGCGCCGATGTTTTTCAAGAACACGCCGACCGACTCTGACGACG TTGATGCCATTATCAATGTCAGGGAACAATATCAACTGAAGAGAAACTGGATGGGTGATCCATGTTCCCCAAAAGAATATGCTTGGGATGGCTTGAAGTGCAGCTATGATCTCAATCCACCAAGGATCACAGATGT AAACCTCTCGGCAAGTGCATTGACTGGCCCTATTTCCTCTTCTTTTGCCAAGCTCACAGCAATCAAGTACCT TGACTTGTCATATAACAACCTAACAGGATCCTTGCCAGATGTTCTGGGAAATTTGGCTTCGCTTCAAGTCCT GAATTTGGCAGGCAACAATCTTTCTGGGCCAATTCCTGCTTCTCTACTAAAAAGATCACAGCAAGGGTTGCTGATACTTAG AACTGAAGGCAATCAAAATTTATGCGCCAGTGGAAATTCATGTGAGATAAAGACGGACACAGaatcaaaaaagaagaagattgcaACACCTATTATCGTGATTATTTGTCTAGTTCCTGCGGTGCTATTTCTTGTGGCTATATTTATCTTCTGTCGAATGAGAAAATCAAAAG GGTCAGCAAATATCTTGGTGCAGCCAGAGAAGGAAAGATTGTCCAACTTAGTAAAGGGTCATCAAGATAATCTTTTGCAACTTGATAATCGACAGTTTACGTACACGGAGGTGTTGAGAATAACCAACAACTTTGGAAGAACTCTTGGCAAGGGTGGATTTGGTACTGTGTACCATGGATATTTGGAAGATGGTACTCAAGTCGCAGTCAAGACACGCTCTCAATCATCTTCGCAGGGAACCAAAGAGTTTCTAGCTGAG GTGCAGCACCTGATAAGGATTCATCACAAAAGTCTAGTTTCTTTGGTTGGCTACTGCATGGATGGAGATCATCTGGCTCTTGTCTACGAGTACatgtctcaaggaacactgctggaTTATATTAGAG GTAAACCTCGCAATGCCAGTGCTTTTAGTTGGGGAAAACGTCTCCAGATCGCAATTGAAGCTGCACAAG GTCTAGAATATTTGCACAAGGGATGCAAACCACCACTAATACATAGGGATGTGAAGACTGCAAATATCCTTTTGAGTGAACAGCTAGAGGCAAAGATTGCAGATTTTGGACTGTCCAAGGCTATCCAAAATGATGTTACTAATGTGCCCACGGCAGTGGTTGGCACACCCGGATACCTTGATCCAGA TTATTACATCTCCGGCCAACTCAGTGAGAAGAGTGACGTGTACGGATTTGGGGTGATCCTGTTGGAGCTCATCACAGCTGAGCCGCCAATTCTTATAGGCAGACAGAATGCTCATATAGTTCAACGGGTGCGCGAAAGGCTTGCCAACGGGAATATCGAGGATGTCATCGATTCCAAGCTGCAGGGGGAGTACGACGTGAATTCGGTGTGGAAGGTTGCTGATATAGCATTTAGGTGCACGGCACAAGCCTCCCACCAGAGACCCACCATGACGGAAGTTGTAGCGGAGCTGAAGGAGAGCTTGGCACTGGAATGTCCTCGTGATACCATGGGCAATAGTAACATCTACCCAGAAACCAACGAGGTGAGCCAGAATAGCGCTATGGAAATAGAACGATTTGTGGAGTTCTCTCCATCAGCAAGATAG